A single genomic interval of Daucus carota subsp. sativus chromosome 1, DH1 v3.0, whole genome shotgun sequence harbors:
- the LOC108199245 gene encoding major strawberry allergen Fra a 1.07-like yields MGFASFTDEYTSPIAPSRLFKASIVDSHNLIPKLLPQGIKSIEHIQGDGGAGSIKQINFIDGRTFNSVKYHIDELSEDKYTYNYTLLEGDALVENLEKITYEVKFESSPSGGTISKVTSKYYTKGEFMLKEEDIKAGKEKVLSMYKVVEAYLIQNPDAYV; encoded by the exons ATGGGCTTTGCAAGCTTCACCGATGAGTACACTTCCCCTATTGCTCCATCAAGGCTATTCAAGGCCTCCATCGTAGACTCTCACAACTTAATTCCAAAACTGTTGCCGCAAGGTATTAAGAGCATTGAGCATATTCAAGGTGATGGGGGAGCCGGAAGCATCAAGCAGATCAACTTCATTGACG GTCGCACTTTCAATAGTGTGAAGTACCACATTGACGAGCTCAGTGAAGATAAGTACACATATAACTATACTCTGTTGGAAGGCGATGCTCTGGtggaaaatcttgaaaaaataaCTTACGAGGTCAAGTTTGAGTCCTCTCCTAGTGGTGGTACCATCTCTAAGGTAACGAGTAAGTACTACACTAAAGGAGAATTCATGCTTAAGGAAGAGGATATTAAGGCCGGCAAGGAGAAGGTTTTATCGATGTATAAAGTTGTTGAAGCCTACCTCATCCAGAACCCTGATGCCTATGTCTAG
- the LOC108205459 gene encoding uncharacterized protein LOC108205459, which yields MNSNYGRSNKTSSFDFDLGLSSNNSRSLNDQKNKTSTTPSYATPNLAPSWQPNKPSWTHQPAPPSQSVLPGSLGGPTSMVGDITGRSWASAAPAKTGSNNIGVVVKNPNLFGDLVGPALGGNKGSSNVPLKNLAPVSGSGNKSGGFSMGGMKDSLPKNVASSGGGGGGWGGSGGYNASGNVGLSGGKSTNLGGPAMKSVGGSGFGGGMSSNKDPFGSLLNFGPKKAAGMKSESKETSNKTSLVGDGFGDFQNAPKPNVSVSNNSVPVNLSEGSHSNMNDFGFFPTQVQPPVQSSTVDDFDVLFPTSSTDGGAKGLEDLGGQQSSGIGGWDTEFGGGDDKGGTTELEGLPPPPSGVTAAAAKNKGMENYKQGQFPDAIKWLSWAVVLFGKASDNNGTNEVLSSRASCYKEVGEYKKAVADCTKVLEHDEKNVSVLVQRALLYESMEKYKLGAEDLRTVMKLDPGNRVARSTIHRLTKMAEG from the exons ATGAATTCGAATTACGGGAGATCTAACAAGACTTCTAGCTTTGATTTCGATCTGGGTCTTAGCTCAAACAATTCCAGATCATTGAATGATCAAAAGAACAAAACTTCAACAACCCCTTCTTATGCGACCCCTAATTTAGCTCCTTCTTGGCAACCCAATAAGCCTTCTTGGACCCATCAGCCGGCCCCACCTAGTCAGTCTGTTCTTCCGGGATCTTTAGGGGGGCCCACGTCGATGGTTGGGGATATTACTGGCCGGAGCTGGGCTAGCGCAGCTCCGGCGAAGACGGGGAGTAATAATATTGGGGTGGTTGTTAAGAATCCTAATTTGTTTGGTGATCTTGTGGGTCCTGCGTTGGGGGGGAATAAGGGGAGTAGTAATGTGCCTTTGAAGAATTTGGCACCTGTTTCGGGTAGTGGGAATAAGAGTGGGGGGTTTTCGATGGGGGGTATGAAGGATTCGTTACCGAAGAATGTGGCTAGTAGTGGGGGTGGAGGTGGGGGTTGGGGTGGTTCTGGCGGGTATAATGCTAGTGGGAATGTTGGATTGAGTGGTGGTAAGAGCACGAATCTTGGTGGTCCGGCGATGAAAAGTGTTGGTGGAAGTGGTTTTGGTGGTGGGATGAGTAGTAATAAGGACCCGTTTGGTTCTTTGCTTAATTTTGGCCCGAAGAAGGCTGCTGGCATGAAGTCGGAAAGTAAGGAGACCAGTAATAAGACTAGTTTGGTTGGTGATGGGTTTGGTGATTTTCAGAACGCTCCGAAGCCAAATGTAAGTGTGTCGAATAATAGCGTTCCTGTGAATCTGAGTGAAGGTTCTCATTCAAATATGAATGATTTTGGTTTTTTCCCTACTCAAGTTCAACCACCTGTTCAGTCATCTACTGttgatgattttgatgtgttgtttccaacatcgtCAACTGATGGTGGTGCAAAGGGTTTGGAAGACCTTGGCGGCCAGCAGTCTTCTGGAATTGGTGGTTGGGATACAGAGTTCGGAGGAGGGGATGACAAAGGTGGAACAACTGAGCTTGAAGGGCTTCCTCCACCACCTTCTGGAGTTACGGCTGCAGCAGCAAAGAATAAGGGAATGGAAAATTACAAGCAGGGGCAATTTCCCGATGCTATAAAGTGGTTGTCTTGGGCTGTGGTTCTCTTTGGGAAAGCTTCTGACAATAATGGGACTAATGAAGTTTTGTCTAGCAGGGCATCATGTTACAAAGAAGTTGGTGAGTATAAGAAGGCTGTTGCCGACTGTACAAAG GTGCTAGAACACGATGAAAAAAACGTATCTGTTCTCGTACAGCGTGCCCTCTTGTATGAGAGCATGGAAAAGTACAAACTTGGGGCAGAAGACCTCAGGACTGTAATGAAACTTGATCCTGGTAATAGGGTTGCACGGAGCACCATCCACCGGTTGACTAAAATGGCTGAAGGGTGA